A genomic window from Macaca mulatta isolate MMU2019108-1 chromosome 19, T2T-MMU8v2.0, whole genome shotgun sequence includes:
- the ZNF799 gene encoding zinc finger protein 799 isoform X2, which yields MASVALGDVAVNFTREEWALLGPCQKNLYKDVMQETIRNLDCVGMKWKDQFLFKDQIEDQYKYPRKNLRCRMLERFGESKDGSKWGEMSSQIQDSIVTKNTLTGVGRCESNMSGEIVLGHSSLNCYIRVGAGHKPHEYHECGEKPDTHKQYGKAFSYHNSFQTPEGLHTGKKPYDCKECGKSFSSLGNLQRHMAVQRGDGPYKCKLCGKAFFWPSLLHMHERTHTGEKPYECKQCSKAFSFYSSYVRHERTHTGEKPYECKQCSKAFPDYSSCLRHERTHTGEKPYTCKQCGKAFSASTSLRRHETTHTEEKPYACPQCGKAFHHLGSFQRHMVTHTRDGPHKCKICGKGFDCPSSLQSHERTHTGEKLYECKQCGKALSHSSSFRRHMTMHTGDGPHKCKICGKAFVYPSVFQRHEGTHTAEKPYKCKQCGKAYRISSSLRRHETTHTGEKPYKCKCGKAFIDFYSFQNHKTTHAGEKPYECKECGKAFSCFTYLSQHKKTHTGEKPYECKTCRKAFSHFGNLKVHERIHSGEKPYECKECGKAFSWLTCFLRHERIHMREKSYECQQCGKAFTHSRFLQGHEKTHTGENPYECKECGKAFASLNSLHRHKKTH from the exons ATG GCCTCAGTGGCTTTAGGGGATGTGGCTGTGAACTTCACCCGAGAAGAGTGGGCTTTGCTGGGTCCTTGTCAGAAGAATCTCTACAAAGATGTGATGCAGGAAACCATCAGGAACCTGGATTGTGTAG GAATGAAATGGAAAGatcaatttcttttcaaagatcaAATTGAAGATCAGTACAAATATCCCAGGAAAAATCTAAG ATGTCGTATGTTAGAGAGATTTGGTGAAAGTAAAGATGGAAGTAAATGGGGAGAAATGTCTAGCCAGATTCAAGATAGTATTGTGACGAAGAATACTCTTACTGGAGTAGGTCGTTGTGAAAGCAATATGAGTGGAGAAATCGTCCTGGGTCATTCATCCCTTAATTGTTACATCAGAGTTGGTGCTGGGCACAAACCACATGAGTATCATGAATGTGGAGAGAAGCCAGATACGCATAAACAATATGGGAAAGCCTTCAGTTACCACAACTCATTTCAAACACCTGAAGGGCTTCACACTGGAAAGAAACCATATGATTGTAAAGAATGTGGGAAGTCCTTCAGTTCTTTGGGAAACCTTCAAAGGCACATGGCAGTGCAGCGTGGAGATGGACCTTATAAATGTAAGTTGTGTGGGAAAGCCTTTTTTTGGCCCAGTTTATTACATATGCATGAAAGAAcgcacactggagagaaaccatatgaATGTAAGCAGTGTTCTAAAGCCTTTTCTTTTTACAGTTCCTATGTAAGACATGAAAGAACACATACTGGGGAGAAACCATATGAATGTAAGCAGTGTTCTAAAGCCTTCCCTGATTACAGTTCTTGTCTAAGACATGaaagaactcacactggagagaaaccctatacaTGTAAacaatgtgggaaagccttcagtgCTTCCACTTCCCTTCGAAGGCATGAAACAACTCACACTGAAGAGAAACCCTATGCATGTCCGCAATGTGGGAAAGCATTTCATCATCTGGGAAGCTTTCAAAGACACATGGTAACGCACACGAGAGATGGACCTCATAAATGTAAGATATGTGGAAAAGGCTTTGATTGTCCTAGTTCACTGCAGAGTCATGaaagaactcacactggagagaaactgTATGAATGCAAGCAGTGTGGGAAAGCGTTATCTCATAGCTCAAGCTTTCGAAGACACATGACAATGCACACTGGAGATGGACCTCACAAATGCAAgatatgtgggaaagcctttgtTTATCCCAGCGTATTTCAAAGACATGAAGGGACTCACACTGcagagaaaccctataaatgtaaacagTGTGGCAAAGCCTACCGTATTTCCAGTTCCCTTCGAAGACATGAAAcaactcatactggagagaaaccctataaatgtaaatgtgggaaagcctttattGATTTCTATTCATTTCAAAATCACAAAACAACTCACGCTGGAGAGAAGCCATATGAGTGTAAAGAATGTGGGAAGGCATTCAGTTGTTTCACATACCTTTCTCAACATAAAAAGactcacacaggagagaaaccttatgAGTGTAAAACATGTAGGAAAGCCTTCAGTCATTTTGGTAACTTAAAAGTACATGAAAGAATTCACTCTGGAGAGaagccctatgaatgtaaggaatgtgggaaagcatTCTCTTGGCTCACTTGCTTTCTACGACATGAAAGAATTCACATGAGAGAGAAATCCTATGAATGTCAACAATGTGGTAAAGCTTTCACTCATTCCCGTTTCCTTCAGGGACATGAAaaaactcacactggagagaacccgtatgaatgtaaggaatgtgggaaagcatTTGCTTCTCTCAATTCCTTGCATAGACATAAAAAGACTCACTAG
- the ZNF799 gene encoding zinc finger protein 799 isoform X4 — MQETIRNLDCVGMKWKDQFLFKDQIEDQYKYPRKNLRCRMLERFGESKDGSKWGEMSSQIQDSIVTKNTLTGVGRCESNMSGEIVLGHSSLNCYIRVGAGHKPHEYHECGEKPDTHKQYGKAFSYHNSFQTPEGLHTGKKPYDCKECGKSFSSLGNLQRHMAVQRGDGPYKCKLCGKAFFWPSLLHMHERTHTGEKPYECKQCSKAFSFYSSYVRHERTHTGEKPYECKQCSKAFPDYSSCLRHERTHTGEKPYTCKQCGKAFSASTSLRRHETTHTEEKPYACPQCGKAFHHLGSFQRHMVTHTRDGPHKCKICGKGFDCPSSLQSHERTHTGEKLYECKQCGKALSHSSSFRRHMTMHTGDGPHKCKICGKAFVYPSVFQRHEGTHTAEKPYKCKQCGKAYRISSSLRRHETTHTGEKPYKCKCGKAFIDFYSFQNHKTTHAGEKPYECKECGKAFSCFTYLSQHKKTHTGEKPYECKTCRKAFSHFGNLKVHERIHSGEKPYECKECGKAFSWLTCFLRHERIHMREKSYECQQCGKAFTHSRFLQGHEKTHTGENPYECKECGKAFASLNSLHRHKKTH; from the exons ATGCAGGAAACCATCAGGAACCTGGATTGTGTAG GAATGAAATGGAAAGatcaatttcttttcaaagatcaAATTGAAGATCAGTACAAATATCCCAGGAAAAATCTAAG ATGTCGTATGTTAGAGAGATTTGGTGAAAGTAAAGATGGAAGTAAATGGGGAGAAATGTCTAGCCAGATTCAAGATAGTATTGTGACGAAGAATACTCTTACTGGAGTAGGTCGTTGTGAAAGCAATATGAGTGGAGAAATCGTCCTGGGTCATTCATCCCTTAATTGTTACATCAGAGTTGGTGCTGGGCACAAACCACATGAGTATCATGAATGTGGAGAGAAGCCAGATACGCATAAACAATATGGGAAAGCCTTCAGTTACCACAACTCATTTCAAACACCTGAAGGGCTTCACACTGGAAAGAAACCATATGATTGTAAAGAATGTGGGAAGTCCTTCAGTTCTTTGGGAAACCTTCAAAGGCACATGGCAGTGCAGCGTGGAGATGGACCTTATAAATGTAAGTTGTGTGGGAAAGCCTTTTTTTGGCCCAGTTTATTACATATGCATGAAAGAAcgcacactggagagaaaccatatgaATGTAAGCAGTGTTCTAAAGCCTTTTCTTTTTACAGTTCCTATGTAAGACATGAAAGAACACATACTGGGGAGAAACCATATGAATGTAAGCAGTGTTCTAAAGCCTTCCCTGATTACAGTTCTTGTCTAAGACATGaaagaactcacactggagagaaaccctatacaTGTAAacaatgtgggaaagccttcagtgCTTCCACTTCCCTTCGAAGGCATGAAACAACTCACACTGAAGAGAAACCCTATGCATGTCCGCAATGTGGGAAAGCATTTCATCATCTGGGAAGCTTTCAAAGACACATGGTAACGCACACGAGAGATGGACCTCATAAATGTAAGATATGTGGAAAAGGCTTTGATTGTCCTAGTTCACTGCAGAGTCATGaaagaactcacactggagagaaactgTATGAATGCAAGCAGTGTGGGAAAGCGTTATCTCATAGCTCAAGCTTTCGAAGACACATGACAATGCACACTGGAGATGGACCTCACAAATGCAAgatatgtgggaaagcctttgtTTATCCCAGCGTATTTCAAAGACATGAAGGGACTCACACTGcagagaaaccctataaatgtaaacagTGTGGCAAAGCCTACCGTATTTCCAGTTCCCTTCGAAGACATGAAAcaactcatactggagagaaaccctataaatgtaaatgtgggaaagcctttattGATTTCTATTCATTTCAAAATCACAAAACAACTCACGCTGGAGAGAAGCCATATGAGTGTAAAGAATGTGGGAAGGCATTCAGTTGTTTCACATACCTTTCTCAACATAAAAAGactcacacaggagagaaaccttatgAGTGTAAAACATGTAGGAAAGCCTTCAGTCATTTTGGTAACTTAAAAGTACATGAAAGAATTCACTCTGGAGAGaagccctatgaatgtaaggaatgtgggaaagcatTCTCTTGGCTCACTTGCTTTCTACGACATGAAAGAATTCACATGAGAGAGAAATCCTATGAATGTCAACAATGTGGTAAAGCTTTCACTCATTCCCGTTTCCTTCAGGGACATGAAaaaactcacactggagagaacccgtatgaatgtaaggaatgtgggaaagcatTTGCTTCTCTCAATTCCTTGCATAGACATAAAAAGACTCACTAG
- the ZNF799 gene encoding zinc finger protein 799 isoform X5, whose protein sequence is MDQASVALGDVAVNFTREEWALLGPCQKNLYKDVMQETIRNLDCVGMKWKDQFLFKDQIEDQYKYPRKNLRCRMLERFGESKDGSKWGEMSSQIQDSIVTKNTLTGVGRCESNMSGEIVLGHSSLNCYIRVGAGHKPHEYHECGEKPDTHKQYGKAFSYHNSFQTPEGLHTGKKPYDCKECGKSFSSLGNLQRHMAVQRGDGPYKCKLCGKAFFWPSLLHMHERTHTGEKPYECKQCSKAFSFYSSYVRHERTHTGEKPYECKQCSKAFPDYSSCLRHERTHTGEKPYTCKQCGKAFSASTSLRRHETTHTEEKPYACPQCGKAFHHLGSFQRHMVTHTRDGPHKCKICGKGFDCPSSLQSHERTHTGEKLYECKQCGKALSHSSSFRRHMTMHTGDGPHKCKICGKAFVYPSVFQRHEGTHTAEKPYKCKQCGKAYRISSSLRRHETTHTGEKPYKCKCGKAFIDFYSFQNHKTTHAGEKPYECKECGKAFSCFTYLSQHKKTHTGEKPYECKTCRKAFSHFGNLKVHERIHMREKSYECQQCGKAFTHSRFLQGHEKTHTGENPYECKECGKAFASLNSLHRHKKTH, encoded by the exons ATGGATCAGGCCTCAGTGGCTTTAGGGGATGTGGCTGTGAACTTCACCCGAGAAGAGTGGGCTTTGCTGGGTCCTTGTCAGAAGAATCTCTACAAAGATGTGATGCAGGAAACCATCAGGAACCTGGATTGTGTAG GAATGAAATGGAAAGatcaatttcttttcaaagatcaAATTGAAGATCAGTACAAATATCCCAGGAAAAATCTAAG ATGTCGTATGTTAGAGAGATTTGGTGAAAGTAAAGATGGAAGTAAATGGGGAGAAATGTCTAGCCAGATTCAAGATAGTATTGTGACGAAGAATACTCTTACTGGAGTAGGTCGTTGTGAAAGCAATATGAGTGGAGAAATCGTCCTGGGTCATTCATCCCTTAATTGTTACATCAGAGTTGGTGCTGGGCACAAACCACATGAGTATCATGAATGTGGAGAGAAGCCAGATACGCATAAACAATATGGGAAAGCCTTCAGTTACCACAACTCATTTCAAACACCTGAAGGGCTTCACACTGGAAAGAAACCATATGATTGTAAAGAATGTGGGAAGTCCTTCAGTTCTTTGGGAAACCTTCAAAGGCACATGGCAGTGCAGCGTGGAGATGGACCTTATAAATGTAAGTTGTGTGGGAAAGCCTTTTTTTGGCCCAGTTTATTACATATGCATGAAAGAAcgcacactggagagaaaccatatgaATGTAAGCAGTGTTCTAAAGCCTTTTCTTTTTACAGTTCCTATGTAAGACATGAAAGAACACATACTGGGGAGAAACCATATGAATGTAAGCAGTGTTCTAAAGCCTTCCCTGATTACAGTTCTTGTCTAAGACATGaaagaactcacactggagagaaaccctatacaTGTAAacaatgtgggaaagccttcagtgCTTCCACTTCCCTTCGAAGGCATGAAACAACTCACACTGAAGAGAAACCCTATGCATGTCCGCAATGTGGGAAAGCATTTCATCATCTGGGAAGCTTTCAAAGACACATGGTAACGCACACGAGAGATGGACCTCATAAATGTAAGATATGTGGAAAAGGCTTTGATTGTCCTAGTTCACTGCAGAGTCATGaaagaactcacactggagagaaactgTATGAATGCAAGCAGTGTGGGAAAGCGTTATCTCATAGCTCAAGCTTTCGAAGACACATGACAATGCACACTGGAGATGGACCTCACAAATGCAAgatatgtgggaaagcctttgtTTATCCCAGCGTATTTCAAAGACATGAAGGGACTCACACTGcagagaaaccctataaatgtaaacagTGTGGCAAAGCCTACCGTATTTCCAGTTCCCTTCGAAGACATGAAAcaactcatactggagagaaaccctataaatgtaaatgtgggaaagcctttattGATTTCTATTCATTTCAAAATCACAAAACAACTCACGCTGGAGAGAAGCCATATGAGTGTAAAGAATGTGGGAAGGCATTCAGTTGTTTCACATACCTTTCTCAACATAAAAAGactcacacaggagagaaaccttatgAGTGTAAAACATGTAGGAAAGCCTTCAGTCATTTTGGTAACTTAAAAGTAC ATGAAAGAATTCACATGAGAGAGAAATCCTATGAATGTCAACAATGTGGTAAAGCTTTCACTCATTCCCGTTTCCTTCAGGGACATGAAaaaactcacactggagagaacccgtatgaatgtaaggaatgtgggaaagcatTTGCTTCTCTCAATTCCTTGCATAGACATAAAAAGACTCACTAG
- the ZNF799 gene encoding zinc finger protein 799 isoform X3: protein MDQASVALGDVAVNFTREEWALLGPCQKNLYKDVMQETIRNLDCVGMKWKDQFLFKDQIEDQYKYPRKNLRFGESKDGSKWGEMSSQIQDSIVTKNTLTGVGRCESNMSGEIVLGHSSLNCYIRVGAGHKPHEYHECGEKPDTHKQYGKAFSYHNSFQTPEGLHTGKKPYDCKECGKSFSSLGNLQRHMAVQRGDGPYKCKLCGKAFFWPSLLHMHERTHTGEKPYECKQCSKAFSFYSSYVRHERTHTGEKPYECKQCSKAFPDYSSCLRHERTHTGEKPYTCKQCGKAFSASTSLRRHETTHTEEKPYACPQCGKAFHHLGSFQRHMVTHTRDGPHKCKICGKGFDCPSSLQSHERTHTGEKLYECKQCGKALSHSSSFRRHMTMHTGDGPHKCKICGKAFVYPSVFQRHEGTHTAEKPYKCKQCGKAYRISSSLRRHETTHTGEKPYKCKCGKAFIDFYSFQNHKTTHAGEKPYECKECGKAFSCFTYLSQHKKTHTGEKPYECKTCRKAFSHFGNLKVHERIHSGEKPYECKECGKAFSWLTCFLRHERIHMREKSYECQQCGKAFTHSRFLQGHEKTHTGENPYECKECGKAFASLNSLHRHKKTH from the exons ATGGATCAGGCCTCAGTGGCTTTAGGGGATGTGGCTGTGAACTTCACCCGAGAAGAGTGGGCTTTGCTGGGTCCTTGTCAGAAGAATCTCTACAAAGATGTGATGCAGGAAACCATCAGGAACCTGGATTGTGTAG GAATGAAATGGAAAGatcaatttcttttcaaagatcaAATTGAAGATCAGTACAAATATCCCAGGAAAAATCTAAG ATTTGGTGAAAGTAAAGATGGAAGTAAATGGGGAGAAATGTCTAGCCAGATTCAAGATAGTATTGTGACGAAGAATACTCTTACTGGAGTAGGTCGTTGTGAAAGCAATATGAGTGGAGAAATCGTCCTGGGTCATTCATCCCTTAATTGTTACATCAGAGTTGGTGCTGGGCACAAACCACATGAGTATCATGAATGTGGAGAGAAGCCAGATACGCATAAACAATATGGGAAAGCCTTCAGTTACCACAACTCATTTCAAACACCTGAAGGGCTTCACACTGGAAAGAAACCATATGATTGTAAAGAATGTGGGAAGTCCTTCAGTTCTTTGGGAAACCTTCAAAGGCACATGGCAGTGCAGCGTGGAGATGGACCTTATAAATGTAAGTTGTGTGGGAAAGCCTTTTTTTGGCCCAGTTTATTACATATGCATGAAAGAAcgcacactggagagaaaccatatgaATGTAAGCAGTGTTCTAAAGCCTTTTCTTTTTACAGTTCCTATGTAAGACATGAAAGAACACATACTGGGGAGAAACCATATGAATGTAAGCAGTGTTCTAAAGCCTTCCCTGATTACAGTTCTTGTCTAAGACATGaaagaactcacactggagagaaaccctatacaTGTAAacaatgtgggaaagccttcagtgCTTCCACTTCCCTTCGAAGGCATGAAACAACTCACACTGAAGAGAAACCCTATGCATGTCCGCAATGTGGGAAAGCATTTCATCATCTGGGAAGCTTTCAAAGACACATGGTAACGCACACGAGAGATGGACCTCATAAATGTAAGATATGTGGAAAAGGCTTTGATTGTCCTAGTTCACTGCAGAGTCATGaaagaactcacactggagagaaactgTATGAATGCAAGCAGTGTGGGAAAGCGTTATCTCATAGCTCAAGCTTTCGAAGACACATGACAATGCACACTGGAGATGGACCTCACAAATGCAAgatatgtgggaaagcctttgtTTATCCCAGCGTATTTCAAAGACATGAAGGGACTCACACTGcagagaaaccctataaatgtaaacagTGTGGCAAAGCCTACCGTATTTCCAGTTCCCTTCGAAGACATGAAAcaactcatactggagagaaaccctataaatgtaaatgtgggaaagcctttattGATTTCTATTCATTTCAAAATCACAAAACAACTCACGCTGGAGAGAAGCCATATGAGTGTAAAGAATGTGGGAAGGCATTCAGTTGTTTCACATACCTTTCTCAACATAAAAAGactcacacaggagagaaaccttatgAGTGTAAAACATGTAGGAAAGCCTTCAGTCATTTTGGTAACTTAAAAGTACATGAAAGAATTCACTCTGGAGAGaagccctatgaatgtaaggaatgtgggaaagcatTCTCTTGGCTCACTTGCTTTCTACGACATGAAAGAATTCACATGAGAGAGAAATCCTATGAATGTCAACAATGTGGTAAAGCTTTCACTCATTCCCGTTTCCTTCAGGGACATGAAaaaactcacactggagagaacccgtatgaatgtaaggaatgtgggaaagcatTTGCTTCTCTCAATTCCTTGCATAGACATAAAAAGACTCACTAG
- the ZNF799 gene encoding zinc finger protein 799 isoform X1 codes for MDQASVALGDVAVNFTREEWALLGPCQKNLYKDVMQETIRNLDCVGMKWKDQFLFKDQIEDQYKYPRKNLRCRMLERFGESKDGSKWGEMSSQIQDSIVTKNTLTGVGRCESNMSGEIVLGHSSLNCYIRVGAGHKPHEYHECGEKPDTHKQYGKAFSYHNSFQTPEGLHTGKKPYDCKECGKSFSSLGNLQRHMAVQRGDGPYKCKLCGKAFFWPSLLHMHERTHTGEKPYECKQCSKAFSFYSSYVRHERTHTGEKPYECKQCSKAFPDYSSCLRHERTHTGEKPYTCKQCGKAFSASTSLRRHETTHTEEKPYACPQCGKAFHHLGSFQRHMVTHTRDGPHKCKICGKGFDCPSSLQSHERTHTGEKLYECKQCGKALSHSSSFRRHMTMHTGDGPHKCKICGKAFVYPSVFQRHEGTHTAEKPYKCKQCGKAYRISSSLRRHETTHTGEKPYKCKCGKAFIDFYSFQNHKTTHAGEKPYECKECGKAFSCFTYLSQHKKTHTGEKPYECKTCRKAFSHFGNLKVHERIHSGEKPYECKECGKAFSWLTCFLRHERIHMREKSYECQQCGKAFTHSRFLQGHEKTHTGENPYECKECGKAFASLNSLHRHKKTH; via the exons ATGGATCAGGCCTCAGTGGCTTTAGGGGATGTGGCTGTGAACTTCACCCGAGAAGAGTGGGCTTTGCTGGGTCCTTGTCAGAAGAATCTCTACAAAGATGTGATGCAGGAAACCATCAGGAACCTGGATTGTGTAG GAATGAAATGGAAAGatcaatttcttttcaaagatcaAATTGAAGATCAGTACAAATATCCCAGGAAAAATCTAAG ATGTCGTATGTTAGAGAGATTTGGTGAAAGTAAAGATGGAAGTAAATGGGGAGAAATGTCTAGCCAGATTCAAGATAGTATTGTGACGAAGAATACTCTTACTGGAGTAGGTCGTTGTGAAAGCAATATGAGTGGAGAAATCGTCCTGGGTCATTCATCCCTTAATTGTTACATCAGAGTTGGTGCTGGGCACAAACCACATGAGTATCATGAATGTGGAGAGAAGCCAGATACGCATAAACAATATGGGAAAGCCTTCAGTTACCACAACTCATTTCAAACACCTGAAGGGCTTCACACTGGAAAGAAACCATATGATTGTAAAGAATGTGGGAAGTCCTTCAGTTCTTTGGGAAACCTTCAAAGGCACATGGCAGTGCAGCGTGGAGATGGACCTTATAAATGTAAGTTGTGTGGGAAAGCCTTTTTTTGGCCCAGTTTATTACATATGCATGAAAGAAcgcacactggagagaaaccatatgaATGTAAGCAGTGTTCTAAAGCCTTTTCTTTTTACAGTTCCTATGTAAGACATGAAAGAACACATACTGGGGAGAAACCATATGAATGTAAGCAGTGTTCTAAAGCCTTCCCTGATTACAGTTCTTGTCTAAGACATGaaagaactcacactggagagaaaccctatacaTGTAAacaatgtgggaaagccttcagtgCTTCCACTTCCCTTCGAAGGCATGAAACAACTCACACTGAAGAGAAACCCTATGCATGTCCGCAATGTGGGAAAGCATTTCATCATCTGGGAAGCTTTCAAAGACACATGGTAACGCACACGAGAGATGGACCTCATAAATGTAAGATATGTGGAAAAGGCTTTGATTGTCCTAGTTCACTGCAGAGTCATGaaagaactcacactggagagaaactgTATGAATGCAAGCAGTGTGGGAAAGCGTTATCTCATAGCTCAAGCTTTCGAAGACACATGACAATGCACACTGGAGATGGACCTCACAAATGCAAgatatgtgggaaagcctttgtTTATCCCAGCGTATTTCAAAGACATGAAGGGACTCACACTGcagagaaaccctataaatgtaaacagTGTGGCAAAGCCTACCGTATTTCCAGTTCCCTTCGAAGACATGAAAcaactcatactggagagaaaccctataaatgtaaatgtgggaaagcctttattGATTTCTATTCATTTCAAAATCACAAAACAACTCACGCTGGAGAGAAGCCATATGAGTGTAAAGAATGTGGGAAGGCATTCAGTTGTTTCACATACCTTTCTCAACATAAAAAGactcacacaggagagaaaccttatgAGTGTAAAACATGTAGGAAAGCCTTCAGTCATTTTGGTAACTTAAAAGTACATGAAAGAATTCACTCTGGAGAGaagccctatgaatgtaaggaatgtgggaaagcatTCTCTTGGCTCACTTGCTTTCTACGACATGAAAGAATTCACATGAGAGAGAAATCCTATGAATGTCAACAATGTGGTAAAGCTTTCACTCATTCCCGTTTCCTTCAGGGACATGAAaaaactcacactggagagaacccgtatgaatgtaaggaatgtgggaaagcatTTGCTTCTCTCAATTCCTTGCATAGACATAAAAAGACTCACTAG